One part of the Sorangiineae bacterium MSr11954 genome encodes these proteins:
- a CDS encoding molybdopterin-dependent oxidoreductase, with protein MRTDKTACILCSRNCGLEVEIDEGRLTRIRGDREHPLSEGYICQKAARLDHYQNHEDRLSHPLRRKSDGTFERVTWDEALSDIARRLLAIREAHGGRAFAFYGGGGQGNHLGGSYGLQLLRAMRSRFYYNALGQEKTGDFWVNGRLFGDQRCHITEDIDHADFVLFIGTNPWQAHGIRNARDAIKTLSDDPRRTMVVIDPRRTETAERADIHLALRPGTDAFLMAAMLAILVRDDLVDRRFLAERTSGYDELERALRQVPIEEFVRRADVPMEDVMKVVRGLASARKACVRVDLGIQQSLHSTLNSYLEKLLFLLTGNFGKEGGNNLHTALIPLIGHSSERSPSNWRTSHHGMFGIGKIYPPNILPAEIDQANDDRIRALIVDSSNPVMTGADSQAFERAFSKLELLVVVDVAMTETARLAHYVLPASSQLEKWEMTGFNLEFPEQVFHLRHPLFPAHGETLPEPEIYTRLLEHMGELPKRYPWLERVARLDRKRPGLGLYFAALGLVTAGHRKLWPRTKWLAASSYAPSILYRTLGPLLPEGAAAAALLLPLAHLYALQHRKAVERAGHRGKGLALGESLFQAILNQRSGVAISRHRSEDAFALIRHRDRRVHLAIPEMLEALGTLRAESDALGSEFPFVLIAGERRAYNANTIYRAPSWRRQDPDGALRIHPEDAKGLGLANGARARCRSSRGEVEVTIAHYDAIRRGVVTLPHGYGLRYQGGPAVGPAVNRLTSANHCDPVARTPFHKFVPVSITKL; from the coding sequence ATGAGAACGGACAAAACGGCCTGTATTCTTTGTTCACGCAATTGCGGTCTCGAAGTCGAAATCGATGAAGGGCGCCTGACCCGCATCCGCGGCGATCGCGAGCATCCCCTCTCGGAAGGCTATATTTGCCAAAAGGCCGCCCGGCTCGATCATTATCAAAATCACGAAGATCGTTTGAGCCATCCGCTCCGTCGCAAGAGCGATGGAACGTTCGAGCGCGTGACGTGGGACGAGGCGCTGAGCGATATCGCGCGCCGCCTGCTCGCCATTCGCGAAGCGCACGGCGGGCGAGCGTTTGCTTTTTATGGCGGGGGAGGGCAGGGCAATCACCTCGGCGGCAGCTATGGGTTGCAGCTGCTCAGGGCCATGCGCAGCCGCTTTTATTACAACGCGCTCGGGCAGGAGAAGACGGGGGACTTCTGGGTCAACGGGCGCCTCTTCGGCGATCAGCGGTGCCATATCACCGAGGACATCGACCACGCCGATTTCGTCTTGTTCATCGGCACCAACCCCTGGCAAGCGCACGGCATCCGCAACGCGCGCGACGCCATCAAGACCCTGAGCGACGATCCGCGGCGCACCATGGTGGTCATCGATCCCCGCCGCACCGAAACGGCGGAGCGGGCGGACATTCACCTGGCGCTGCGCCCCGGCACCGACGCGTTTCTCATGGCGGCCATGCTCGCCATCCTCGTGCGCGACGATCTGGTCGACCGCCGCTTTTTGGCCGAGCGCACCAGCGGCTACGATGAGCTCGAGCGCGCGCTCCGCCAGGTCCCCATCGAGGAGTTCGTCCGCCGCGCCGATGTGCCGATGGAGGACGTGATGAAGGTGGTGCGCGGCCTCGCCAGCGCCCGCAAGGCCTGCGTCCGGGTCGACCTCGGCATCCAGCAGAGCTTGCATAGTACACTCAATTCGTACCTCGAGAAGCTCCTGTTCCTGCTCACGGGCAACTTTGGAAAGGAGGGCGGGAACAACCTGCACACGGCGCTGATCCCGCTCATCGGGCACTCCAGCGAGCGCTCCCCGAGCAATTGGCGCACGAGCCACCATGGGATGTTCGGCATCGGCAAGATTTACCCGCCCAACATCCTCCCGGCGGAGATCGACCAGGCGAACGACGATCGGATCCGCGCCCTCATCGTCGATAGCTCCAACCCGGTGATGACCGGCGCCGACTCGCAGGCCTTCGAGCGCGCCTTCTCCAAGCTGGAGCTCTTGGTCGTGGTGGACGTGGCGATGACGGAGACGGCGCGCCTCGCGCACTACGTGCTGCCGGCGTCCTCGCAGCTCGAAAAGTGGGAGATGACCGGCTTCAATCTGGAGTTCCCGGAGCAAGTCTTCCACCTGCGGCACCCGCTCTTCCCCGCGCACGGCGAGACCCTCCCGGAGCCCGAGATCTACACGCGCCTTTTGGAGCACATGGGCGAGCTCCCGAAGCGCTATCCGTGGCTCGAGAGGGTGGCGCGCCTCGATCGCAAGCGGCCCGGGCTCGGGCTCTACTTTGCTGCGCTCGGGCTGGTGACCGCCGGGCACCGCAAGCTATGGCCGCGGACGAAGTGGCTCGCCGCCTCGTCGTACGCGCCCTCGATCCTGTATCGGACCTTGGGGCCGCTGCTCCCCGAGGGGGCGGCCGCGGCGGCGCTGCTCTTGCCGCTCGCGCACCTCTATGCGCTCCAGCATCGCAAGGCGGTCGAGCGCGCGGGGCATCGCGGCAAGGGGCTGGCCTTGGGCGAGTCGCTCTTTCAAGCCATCTTGAACCAGCGGTCGGGCGTCGCGATCAGCCGCCACCGCAGCGAGGATGCGTTCGCGCTGATCCGCCACCGGGACCGCCGCGTTCACCTGGCCATCCCCGAAATGCTCGAGGCGCTCGGGACGCTTCGGGCGGAGAGCGACGCGCTCGGGAGCGAGTTCCCGTTCGTGCTCATCGCGGGCGAGCGGCGCGCGTACAACGCGAACACGATTTACCGCGCCCCGAGCTGGCGGCGTCAGGATCCGGATGGCGCTCTTCGCATTCACCCGGAGGACGCCAAAGGCCTCGGTCTGGCGAACGGAGCGCGGGCGCGCTGCCGCTCGTCGCGCGGAGAGGTCGAGGTGACGATTGCCCACTACGACGCCATCCGGCGCGGGGTGGTGACCCTGCCGCACGGTTATGGGCTGCGCTATCAAGGGGGCCCAGCGGTGGGACCGGCCGTCAACCGGCTGACGTCGGCCAACCACTGCGATCCGGTGGCGCGCACGCCTTTCCACAAGTTCGTGCCCGTGAGCATCACGAAATTGTAA
- a CDS encoding TetR/AcrR family transcriptional regulator, with translation MSRWQPERKEVTRQRILEAAAHLFRERGYANTSVSDVMHRLGLTVGGFYSHFESKEALLSEVIADGMDRMRSLLLLGMEQAEGSDFIREVAKRYLSRFHRDHPEQGCILPALAAEVGRHGSAPRSAIELYLREITSFFAKKFASGRTAPPKARGDGDDETASKGDVFAADELALALTALSVGGVLLARAVEDRSLSDSILRICRRFANHYARRAERT, from the coding sequence ATGTCGCGGTGGCAACCGGAGCGCAAAGAAGTGACACGCCAGCGCATCCTCGAGGCGGCCGCTCATCTCTTCCGGGAGCGCGGCTATGCCAACACCTCCGTGTCGGATGTCATGCACCGCCTGGGGCTCACGGTGGGTGGATTTTATTCGCATTTCGAGTCGAAGGAAGCGCTGCTCTCCGAGGTGATCGCCGATGGAATGGATCGGATGCGTAGCCTTCTGCTCCTTGGAATGGAACAAGCCGAAGGCTCCGATTTCATTCGCGAAGTCGCAAAAAGGTACTTGAGCCGCTTTCACCGCGATCACCCGGAGCAGGGGTGCATTCTGCCGGCATTGGCTGCCGAGGTCGGCCGTCACGGTTCGGCGCCGCGAAGCGCGATTGAGCTTTACCTGCGTGAAATTACGTCGTTTTTTGCAAAGAAGTTTGCATCGGGCCGGACCGCACCGCCGAAGGCGCGGGGCGACGGTGATGACGAAACCGCATCAAAGGGGGATGTGTTCGCCGCAGACGAGTTGGCGCTAGCGCTCACGGCCTTGTCCGTTGGAGGCGTCTTGCTCGCGCGTGCGGTCGAAGACCGGTCGTTGTCGGACTCCATCCTCCGGATTTGCCGACGTTTCGCCAACCACTACGCGCGGCGTGCCGAGCGTACGTAG
- a CDS encoding DUF4412 domain-containing protein, protein MVQSLLRTLCVPLVLLGAFGCKKSGADFEGEIALQIQRPNSSGSEMVFSTSGGRVRLDSSVDGKHSHAIVRPGGKALLVMDEAQSWLEMDMQKAAAAMATADPNGAPGVRKTGEKETIAGRECEIWKIQHANGKRTETCITEGLAAFDFGALLPGASLLRPPASTPEAANEVRTKKMFPLRSIEFDPFGKELSRMVVTRIEAKKIDDSKFEVPANYKKFERP, encoded by the coding sequence ATGGTCCAATCGCTCCTGCGCACCCTGTGCGTTCCTCTCGTTCTACTGGGTGCGTTCGGTTGCAAAAAGAGCGGCGCGGATTTCGAGGGCGAGATCGCCCTCCAGATCCAAAGGCCCAACAGCAGCGGGTCGGAGATGGTCTTCTCCACGTCCGGGGGGCGCGTTCGGCTCGACTCGTCGGTCGATGGAAAGCACTCGCACGCCATCGTCAGGCCGGGGGGCAAGGCGTTGCTGGTGATGGACGAGGCGCAGTCGTGGCTCGAAATGGACATGCAAAAGGCGGCCGCCGCGATGGCCACCGCCGATCCCAACGGGGCGCCGGGGGTTCGCAAGACGGGCGAGAAGGAGACCATCGCCGGGCGTGAGTGCGAAATCTGGAAGATCCAGCACGCGAACGGCAAGCGCACCGAGACGTGCATCACCGAGGGCCTGGCCGCGTTCGACTTCGGCGCGCTGCTCCCCGGGGCTTCGCTCTTGCGGCCGCCGGCCAGCACCCCGGAGGCCGCGAACGAGGTGCGCACCAAGAAGATGTTCCCTCTGCGGTCCATCGAGTTCGACCCGTTCGGGAAAGAGCTATCGCGGATGGTGGTCACCCGCATCGAGGCCAAGAAGATCGAC